The DNA window CCGCCGTGAGCAAGAAGTCCAGAGCGCCCTCTTCCGTGGCATGGGGGTAGAAATTCTGATAGTAGGTCAGCACTGCGGGCACAACCCCAGCGGCACCGTTGGTGGGGGCTGTGACCACCCGCCCGCCGGAAGCGTTTTCCTCTGCCACGGCAAAGGCGTAAAGCGTCGGCCACAGGCTCAGATCACGGCGGCCCTGCGCCTGAAGGGCACTGACCTTGCGCAGCAGGTTGGGCGCGCGGCGGCGCACGTTGTAGCCGCCGGGCAGCACGCCGTCGGTGTAGCAACCGCGCTCTACCGAATCACGCATGACATCCATGATGGCCTGGGCGCGGCGGCGCACCTCCGTGGGCGAATGCCAGAAACTTTCGTTGGCCATGACGATCTGCGCCACGGTTTTGCCTTCGCTTTCGCAAATGGCAAACAGTTCGCTGGCGGTCTTGTAAGGATACGGAGGATTGGGCCAGGTCTCCGGCTCGCTGTCAAAGTCCGCATCTGTACGGATAAAGCCGCCGCCAATGGAGTAGTAGGTACGGGTATACAGCTCCGTGCCGTCACCGGCATGGGCCGTGAGCTTCATCGCATTGGAGTGACGGGGCAGAAACATGCCCTTGTGCAGGCGCATGTCGCGTTCGTAAACAAAAGGAATGGTTTGTGCGCAGATGAGAACAAGGTCGGCGTTATTTTTAAGTTCCGCCGTGCGCCGGGCCAGATGGGCCGTATCAACCGAGGCGGGCTCTTCACCTTCCAGGCCGCCCAAGATGGCTCCTGTGGTGCCGTGGCCCTCGCCCGTAAGGGCCAAAGAACCAAAAAGATCAACACTAACGCGCCCGACCATGGGCAAAAGCCCCAGTACCGCCAGTTCCCCCGCAAAAGCCTTGCCCGCCACCATCGGCCCCACAGTGTGCGAACTGGACGGTCCGATGCCAATCTTGAACAGGTCAAAAACGCTGAGCATGAGACCCCCTCGAGCAAAGATGCAGCGGCCCCGCACCATCTGTACAGAACCACTTATCTCTTTGTGACACAGTACGTCCTGCCACGCAACGGGCAGGGCTGTACGCAGCCTGAGGCGCTACAGCCCGCAGCGAAGAGCCTACTTCAGGCTTGTGACAAAATCGTGCAGGCAGGTCACAGCTCTCACTGTGAAGCGTTCACACAAATGGGGCGGGTCATCATCCCGAAAACCGCCGGGCCTGAGATCACGGCAGGCCAGACTGCTGAAGTTTCTTTTGAAAAGGCTGGCATAGCGCGAGCACATTTCAACAATTTCAGCATCAGTTTTGCCCAGGGTAGCGCCGTAAATCCCCAGAAAGAGCATCGCTCCTTCCATCAGGCCGCATTGGCCGCCTTTGTCTCCGGCCCCGTGGCATCCCACGGTGGCCTGAAAAAGCAGCGGATGCACAGGCTGCCCGGTCAACTGCTCAAGACAGTACAGGGTAGTCTGGGCGCAGTTGGCGTTTTTGTCCCAATAGCAGTGGTGAACCATTTCGAGAATGCGTTCTTGAGTGCCCA is part of the Desulfovibrio intestinalis genome and encodes:
- a CDS encoding C-GCAxxG-C-C family protein, which gives rise to MTMGTQERILEMVHHCYWDKNANCAQTTLYCLEQLTGQPVHPLLFQATVGCHGAGDKGGQCGLMEGAMLFLGIYGATLGKTDAEIVEMCSRYASLFKRNFSSLACRDLRPGGFRDDDPPHLCERFTVRAVTCLHDFVTSLK
- a CDS encoding L-serine ammonia-lyase, with the protein product MLSVFDLFKIGIGPSSSHTVGPMVAGKAFAGELAVLGLLPMVGRVSVDLFGSLALTGEGHGTTGAILGGLEGEEPASVDTAHLARRTAELKNNADLVLICAQTIPFVYERDMRLHKGMFLPRHSNAMKLTAHAGDGTELYTRTYYSIGGGFIRTDADFDSEPETWPNPPYPYKTASELFAICESEGKTVAQIVMANESFWHSPTEVRRRAQAIMDVMRDSVERGCYTDGVLPGGYNVRRRAPNLLRKVSALQAQGRRDLSLWPTLYAFAVAEENASGGRVVTAPTNGAAGVVPAVLTYYQNFYPHATEEGALDFLLTAGAIGLFFKTNASISGAEVGCQGEVGVACSMAAGAYCAVTGGNVKQVEVAAEIGMEHNLGLTCDPVGGLVQIPCIERNGVAAERAVNCAQLSRLEDGRQRVISLDAIIEVMYRTGLDLQSRYKETSLGGLAQAVAEGLERKKNSENA